TCGCAAATAAGAAAAACATCATTTCGGTGGTCGATAACACCTTTATGAGTCCTTACTTCCAACAACCATTAGATTTAGGAGCTTCCATAGTTGTTCACTCCGCGACAAAATTTATCAATGGTCACAGCGATATCGTTGGTGGTGCGGCGATCATGAATGACAGTCACTTAGCCGAACGGATGCAATTCCTCACCAACTCCATGGGTGGCATCCAGGCGACTTTTGATTCCTTCATTTGCATGAGAAGCTTAAAAACTTTACCGCTTCGTATGAAGGCCCATGCGACCAATGGACAAGCCATCGCTGAGTTTCTAGAAAAACATCCGCGCGTGGAAAAAGTGATCTATCCTGGTCTCAAAAGTCATCCGCAACATGCACTCGCCAAAGAGCAGATGACGGGCTTTGGCGGCATGATCACCTTTTATATTAAAGGCGGCATGGACGAGTCCCGCGCCTTCCTAGAAAAGGTGAAAATCTTTTCATTGGCGGAGAGCTTGGGGGGCGTCGAGTCTCTCATTGAGCACCCCGGAATTATGACTCATGCCAGCGTACCTCCCGAAAACCGCAAGGCTTTGGGGATCGCCGATAATTTAGTGCGTTTAAGTGTGGGTATCGAAGATCTCGATGATCTCTTATGGGATTTAGAGCAAGCTTTGG
This window of the Bdellovibrionales bacterium genome carries:
- a CDS encoding cystathionine gamma-synthase — encoded protein: MKPIDRKTGFSTRAIHAGQSPDPTTGAIMTPIYLTSTYVQESPGVHKGYEYSRTSNPTRKAYEDCLASLENGKYGFAFASGCAATTTVMHLLKAGDHVIACDDMYGGTFRLFDKVLRHNGIKFSFVDLTNADNFEKALTPETKLVWIETPTNPMLKLVDIKKVCAVANKKNIISVVDNTFMSPYFQQPLDLGASIVVHSATKFINGHSDIVGGAAIMNDSHLAERMQFLTNSMGGIQATFDSFICMRSLKTLPLRMKAHATNGQAIAEFLEKHPRVEKVIYPGLKSHPQHALAKEQMTGFGGMITFYIKGGMDESRAFLEKVKIFSLAESLGGVESLIEHPGIMTHASVPPENRKALGIADNLVRLSVGIEDLDDLLWDLEQALA